From Paracoccus aminovorans, one genomic window encodes:
- a CDS encoding KpsF/GutQ family sugar-phosphate isomerase, with protein MSAYLDTARRVILTEAEGLAQLADGLGDSFDRAVEAILVARGRVVVSGMGKSGHVGRKIAATLASTGTPAQFVHPAEASHGDLGMVTQSDVALVLSNSGETPELADLIAHTRRFQIPLIGVASRAESTLLRQADVALVLPAAPEACGTGIVPTTSTTMTMALGDALAVALMEHRKFTPEHFRTFHPGGKLGAKLSRVADLMHQDIPLVQETAPMADALLTISQKSFGVTGVTDAQGRLTGIITDGDLRRHMQGLLDHTAAEVMTRSPRTISPGQLAEAALAEMQNRRITSLFVVAEDGQPVGLIHIHDFLRTGMV; from the coding sequence ATGAGCGCATATCTCGACACCGCCCGCAGGGTGATCCTGACCGAGGCCGAGGGCCTCGCGCAGCTGGCCGACGGCCTTGGCGACAGCTTCGACCGCGCGGTCGAGGCGATCCTGGTCGCGCGCGGCCGCGTCGTCGTCTCGGGCATGGGCAAGTCTGGCCATGTCGGGCGCAAGATCGCGGCGACGCTGGCCTCGACCGGGACGCCGGCGCAATTCGTCCATCCCGCCGAGGCCAGCCACGGCGACCTGGGCATGGTCACGCAAAGCGACGTGGCGCTGGTCTTGTCGAACTCGGGCGAGACGCCCGAGCTCGCGGACCTGATCGCCCATACCCGTCGCTTCCAGATCCCGTTGATCGGCGTCGCCAGCCGGGCCGAATCGACCCTGCTGCGCCAGGCCGACGTGGCGCTGGTGCTGCCCGCCGCGCCCGAGGCCTGCGGCACCGGGATCGTGCCCACCACCTCGACCACCATGACCATGGCCTTGGGCGATGCGCTGGCCGTGGCGCTGATGGAGCACCGCAAGTTCACGCCCGAGCATTTCCGCACCTTCCACCCCGGCGGCAAGCTGGGCGCCAAGCTGTCGCGCGTGGCCGACCTGATGCATCAGGACATCCCGCTGGTGCAGGAAACCGCGCCGATGGCCGATGCGCTGCTGACCATCAGCCAGAAAAGCTTCGGCGTCACCGGCGTGACCGATGCGCAGGGCCGGCTGACCGGCATCATCACCGACGGCGACTTGCGGCGCCACATGCAGGGCCTGCTGGACCATACCGCTGCCGAGGTGATGACCCGCAGCCCGCGCACCATCAGCCCCGGGCAGCTGGCCGAGGCGGCGCTGGCCGAGATGCAGAACCGCCGCATCACCAGCCTGTTCGTGGTGGCCGAGGACGGCCAGCCGGTCGGGCTGATCCATATCCACGACTTCCTGCGCACCGGGATGGTCTAG
- the lptA gene encoding lipopolysaccharide transport periplasmic protein LptA, which produces MIRPGPLLPVILSLALVCGQTGAAGAQATSGFGNAQDVKQPVEVTADALSVDQKTGRATFSGNVLIGQGAMRLSADSVTVTYAQGGSSRISALHAEGGVTLVSGADAAEAKAADYDVESGNVVLTGDVLLTQGGNVLAGEKVTVNLATGTAQASGRVRSVLQPGSQR; this is translated from the coding sequence ATGATCCGGCCCGGACCGCTTTTGCCTGTGATCCTGTCGCTTGCGCTGGTGTGCGGGCAAACGGGCGCGGCCGGCGCGCAGGCGACCTCGGGCTTCGGCAATGCGCAGGACGTGAAGCAGCCGGTCGAGGTCACTGCCGACGCGCTGTCGGTGGATCAGAAGACCGGCCGGGCGACCTTCAGCGGCAATGTGCTGATCGGCCAGGGCGCAATGCGGCTTTCCGCCGACAGCGTCACCGTGACCTATGCCCAGGGCGGCTCGAGCCGTATCAGCGCGCTGCATGCCGAGGGCGGCGTCACTTTGGTCAGCGGCGCGGACGCGGCCGAGGCCAAGGCCGCCGATTACGACGTCGAATCGGGCAATGTCGTGCTGACCGGCGACGTGCTGCTGACCCAGGGCGGCAATGTGCTGGCGGGCGAGAAGGTCACGGTGAACCTCGCCACCGGCACGGCCCAGGCCTCGGGCCGGGTGCGCAGCGTGCTGCAACCGGGAAGCCAGCGATGA
- the lptB gene encoding LPS export ABC transporter ATP-binding protein, whose product MSQPEQGLRVSGLRKSYRNRPVIRDVALRLDRGEVVALLGPNGSGKTTCFYCVAGLVSPDSGQVLIDGRDATRLPMYRRAQMGIGYLPQEMSIFRGLTVEQNIMAVLELVEPHVHQRRERLEELLGDFSIGHLRGASAMALSGGERRRVEIARCLAADPAYLLLDEPFAGVDPIAVGEIRSLVHDLKSRGIGVLITDHNVRETLEIVDRAYILHDGHVLMSGATAEIVADPQVRRVYLGEAFRMN is encoded by the coding sequence ATGAGCCAGCCGGAACAGGGACTGCGGGTCAGCGGCCTGCGCAAATCCTATCGCAACCGTCCGGTGATCCGCGACGTGGCGCTGCGGCTGGACCGGGGCGAGGTGGTGGCGCTGCTGGGGCCGAACGGCTCGGGCAAGACGACCTGCTTCTATTGCGTCGCCGGGCTGGTCTCGCCCGATTCGGGGCAGGTGCTGATCGACGGCCGGGACGCGACGCGGCTGCCGATGTATCGCCGTGCCCAGATGGGCATCGGCTATCTGCCGCAGGAAATGTCGATCTTTCGCGGATTGACGGTCGAGCAGAACATCATGGCGGTGCTGGAACTGGTCGAGCCGCATGTCCACCAGCGCCGCGAGCGGCTTGAGGAACTCTTGGGCGATTTCTCGATCGGGCATCTGCGCGGCGCCTCGGCCATGGCGCTGTCGGGGGGCGAGCGGCGCCGGGTCGAGATCGCGCGCTGCCTGGCGGCCGATCCGGCCTATCTGCTTCTGGACGAACCCTTCGCCGGCGTCGATCCCATCGCCGTGGGCGAGATCCGCAGCCTGGTCCACGACCTGAAAAGCCGCGGCATCGGCGTGCTGATCACCGATCACAACGTCCGCGAGACGCTGGAGATCGTCGACCGCGCCTATATCCTGCACGACGGCCACGTGCTGATGTCGGGCGCCACGGCCGAGATCGTGGCCGATCCGCAGGTCCGCCGCGTCTATCTGGGCGAAGCCTTTCGGATGAACTGA
- the hpf gene encoding ribosome hibernation-promoting factor, HPF/YfiA family: protein MRYQISGKQIDVGDALSTHVKTELGETIDKYSQRPTDATVIFSRNAHEFICDAVVHLSTGLNVTAKGASTEVYAAFEQCRERMDKQLRRYKRRLKDHHKDRVEPVAFEAAGMYVLAADEDEWETRDDGLQPMIIAEMETRVPTLSVGEAVMQMELAGSPLLVFRNEKHGGVNVVHRRDDGNVGWIDPRNLG, encoded by the coding sequence ATGCGCTACCAGATCAGCGGAAAACAGATCGACGTCGGCGACGCGCTTTCGACGCATGTGAAAACCGAACTGGGCGAGACCATCGACAAGTATTCCCAGCGTCCCACCGACGCGACCGTGATCTTTTCGCGCAACGCGCATGAATTCATCTGCGACGCCGTGGTGCATCTGTCCACCGGCCTGAACGTGACGGCCAAGGGCGCCTCGACCGAGGTCTATGCCGCTTTCGAGCAATGCCGCGAGCGCATGGACAAGCAGCTGCGCCGCTACAAGCGCCGGTTGAAGGACCACCACAAGGACCGGGTCGAGCCGGTTGCCTTCGAGGCCGCCGGCATGTATGTGCTGGCCGCCGACGAGGACGAATGGGAAACCCGGGACGACGGCCTGCAACCTATGATCATCGCCGAGATGGAGACCCGCGTGCCCACCCTCTCGGTCGGCGAGGCGGTGATGCAGATGGAACTGGCCGGCAGCCCGCTGCTGGTCTTCCGCAACGAGAAACATGGGGGCGTGAACGTCGTCCACCGCCGCGACGACGGCAACGTGGGCTGGATCGACCCCCGCAACCTGGGCTAG
- a CDS encoding PTS sugar transporter subunit IIA, with protein MQISDILSPAAVRTMSQTTSKKRLFQEIAEQARAVYGVDAAQTLDALQERETLGPTGVGHGVALPHARLHGLDRVVGLFLRLEKPLDFDAVDRQPVDLIFALLAPKSSGVDHLKALALVSRTLRDQDLRAKLRANEDPVALHAMLAAAPGIKAA; from the coding sequence ATGCAGATCAGCGACATTCTCTCTCCCGCCGCGGTGCGGACGATGAGCCAGACCACCAGCAAGAAGCGCTTGTTCCAGGAGATCGCCGAACAGGCGCGTGCCGTCTATGGCGTCGATGCCGCGCAGACGCTGGATGCGCTGCAGGAACGCGAGACGCTGGGCCCGACCGGCGTCGGCCATGGCGTGGCGCTGCCGCATGCGCGGCTGCACGGGCTGGACCGGGTGGTCGGACTGTTCCTGCGGCTGGAAAAACCGCTGGATTTCGACGCGGTGGACCGCCAGCCGGTGGACCTGATCTTTGCGCTGCTGGCCCCGAAAAGCTCGGGCGTGGATCACCTCAAGGCGCTGGCGCTGGTATCGCGCACGCTGCGCGACCAGGACCTGCGCGCCAAGCTGCGCGCGAACGAGGACCCGGTGGCGCTGCATGCCATGCTGGCCGCCGCGCCGGGAATCAAGGCGGCCTGA
- a CDS encoding branched-chain amino acid aminotransferase has translation MAGAYDDRDGKIWMDGKLVEWRDAQVHILTHALHYASSVFEGERCYSGKIFKGYEHSLRLIESARLLDMQSPYTAEEIDAAKEAVLKANGFTDAYVRAVMWRGSGEDMGVSARRNPVRMAVAAWEWGSYYGDAKWQGAKLDIAKWKRPSPETIPTAAKAAGLYMICTMSKHAAEAKGCSDALFMDWEGYVAEATGANIFFVKDGEVHTPLADRFLNGITRQTVIQMLKDNGTTVHERRIKPEELDGFQECFLTGTAAEVTPVGQIGDWHFQVGDTTRKIAEDYEKLVRN, from the coding sequence ATGGCGGGCGCATATGACGATCGTGACGGCAAGATCTGGATGGATGGCAAGCTGGTGGAGTGGCGCGACGCGCAAGTGCACATCCTGACCCATGCGCTGCACTATGCCAGTTCGGTCTTCGAGGGCGAGCGCTGCTACAGCGGCAAGATCTTCAAGGGGTATGAGCATTCGCTGCGGCTGATCGAATCGGCGCGGCTGCTGGACATGCAGTCGCCCTATACCGCAGAAGAGATCGACGCCGCGAAAGAGGCCGTGCTGAAGGCCAACGGCTTCACCGACGCCTATGTCCGTGCGGTGATGTGGCGCGGCTCGGGCGAGGACATGGGGGTTTCCGCCCGCCGCAACCCGGTCCGCATGGCCGTCGCCGCCTGGGAATGGGGCAGCTATTACGGCGACGCGAAATGGCAGGGCGCCAAGCTCGACATCGCCAAGTGGAAGCGGCCCAGCCCCGAGACCATCCCCACCGCCGCCAAGGCCGCCGGGCTTTACATGATCTGCACCATGTCCAAGCACGCCGCCGAGGCGAAAGGCTGCTCGGACGCGCTGTTCATGGACTGGGAAGGCTATGTCGCCGAGGCCACCGGCGCCAATATCTTCTTCGTCAAGGACGGCGAGGTGCATACGCCGCTGGCCGACCGCTTCCTGAACGGCATCACCCGGCAGACCGTGATCCAGATGCTGAAGGACAACGGCACCACCGTGCATGAGCGCCGCATCAAGCCCGAGGAGCTGGACGGCTTCCAGGAATGCTTCCTGACCGGCACTGCCGCCGAGGTCACCCCGGTCGGGCAGATCGGCGACTGGCATTTCCAGGTCGGCGACACCACCCGCAAGATCGCCGAAGATTACGAAAAGCTGGTCCGCAACTGA
- a CDS encoding MarR family winged helix-turn-helix transcriptional regulator, translated as MENKVNMAPAGGEGLLFLTDDQLRRGIEAMFFAYRAFTADPDLILAELDYGRAHHRAIHFINREPGLTVTSLLDVLGVTKQSLNRVLRTLIEDGLVESRIGRRDRRERQLYLTEQGATLERRLSETQRARMRAAYRAAGPQAVAGFRQVLEAMMDRDTLRQYRALKELPDL; from the coding sequence ATGGAAAACAAGGTGAATATGGCCCCGGCGGGCGGCGAAGGCCTGCTGTTTCTGACCGACGACCAGCTGCGGCGCGGGATCGAGGCGATGTTCTTCGCCTATCGCGCCTTCACGGCCGATCCCGACCTGATCCTGGCCGAGCTGGACTATGGCCGCGCCCATCACCGGGCGATCCATTTCATCAACCGCGAGCCGGGGCTGACGGTGACATCGCTGCTGGACGTTCTGGGCGTGACCAAGCAGTCGCTGAACCGGGTGCTGCGCACGCTGATCGAGGACGGGCTGGTCGAAAGCCGCATCGGCCGCCGCGACCGGCGCGAGCGCCAGCTCTACCTGACCGAGCAGGGCGCTACCCTGGAGCGCCGGCTGTCCGAAACCCAACGTGCCCGCATGCGCGCCGCCTATCGCGCCGCCGGACCGCAGGCGGTGGCGGGGTTTCGCCAGGTGCTCGAGGCGATGATGGACCGCGACACCCTGCGCCAGTACAGGGCGCTGAAAGAATTGCCCGACCTATGA
- a CDS encoding response regulator, with product MSAPDPQPAAHILVVDDDERIRSLLRRFLMRSDFLVTTARDAAHARRLLDGLDFDLIVLDVMMPGEDGFSLTRDLRKRMSTPILLLTAKGETGDRIEGFESGADDYLPKPFEPRELLLRIAAILRRVPAADAKGPKFLSLGPLRYDADKGELWQGDTPMRLTGTEQALLKRLAGTPRQPVSRSELIEDLGRAPADEPGENSERAIDVQITRLRRKIEPDPREPRYLQTVRGTGYMLVPD from the coding sequence ATGAGTGCTCCCGACCCGCAACCCGCCGCCCATATCCTGGTCGTCGACGACGACGAGCGTATCCGCAGCCTGCTGCGCCGCTTCCTGATGCGCAGCGACTTCCTGGTCACCACCGCCCGCGATGCCGCCCACGCCCGACGGTTGCTGGACGGGCTGGACTTCGACCTGATCGTGCTCGACGTGATGATGCCGGGCGAGGACGGGTTTTCGCTGACCCGCGATCTGCGCAAGCGCATGAGCACCCCGATCCTGCTGCTGACCGCCAAGGGCGAGACCGGCGACCGCATCGAAGGCTTCGAAAGCGGCGCCGACGATTACCTGCCGAAGCCCTTCGAGCCGCGGGAACTGCTTCTGCGCATCGCGGCCATCCTGCGCCGCGTCCCGGCGGCGGATGCCAAGGGTCCGAAGTTCCTGTCCCTCGGTCCGCTTCGCTACGATGCCGACAAGGGCGAACTCTGGCAGGGCGACACGCCTATGCGCCTGACGGGAACCGAGCAGGCGCTGCTGAAACGCCTGGCCGGGACCCCGCGCCAGCCGGTCAGCCGCAGCGAACTGATCGAGGATCTGGGCCGCGCCCCCGCGGATGAGCCGGGCGAGAACTCCGAACGCGCCATCGACGTGCAGATCACCCGCCTGCGCCGCAAGATCGAGCCCGACCCCAGGGAGCCGCGCTATCTGCAGACCGTGCGCGGAACGGGTTACATGCTGGTGCCGGACTAG
- the secA gene encoding preprotein translocase subunit SecA, with the protein MLGIGNLAKLVFGTPNDRKVKSVRPLVAQINALEEKFHALSDADLIGKTRELQGRAQSGEDLDKLLPEAFANCREGARRALGLRAFDTQLMGGIFLHQGNIAEMKTGEGKTLVATFPAYLNALAGKGVHVVTVNDYLAKRDAHWMGKVFAHLGMTTGVVYPFQDDAEKREAYRADVTYATNNELGFDYLRDNMKGSIDQMTQRGHFFAIVDEVDSILIDEARTPLIISGPSQDRSELYKTLDAFMPELTPEHYKLDEKARNATFTEEGNEFLEKRLQAAGVLPEGQTLYDPESTTIVHHANQAMRAHKLFMRDQHYIVRDDEIVLIDEFTGRMMKGRRLSDGLHQAIEAKEGVAIQPENVTLASVTFQNYFRLYDKLSGMTGTAATEAEEFAEIYKLGVVEVPTNRPIQRLDEHDRVYRTAAEKYAAVVEAIQEAHAKGQPILVGTTSIEKSEMLSQMLTQEGIPHNVLNARQHEAEAQIVADAGKLGAVTIATNMAGRGTDIQLGGNVEMKVMEALAADPEANPDDLRARIEAEHAADKQAVLDAGGLFVLATERHESRRIDNQLRGRSGRQGDPGRSLFFLSLEDDLMRIFGSERLDKVLSTLGMKDGEAIVHPWVNKSLERAQAKVEGRNFDIRKQLLKFDDVMNDQRKAIFSQRLEIMHTEEVAEVAADMRAQVIDDMIDQHLPPRSYAEQWDVEGLHQAVIERLNMDLPVAEWAAEDGVDQDAIRERVQQATDAYMAQKAEQFGPENMRQIEKQVLLQQIDGKWREHLVTLEHLRSVVGFRGYAQRDPLSEYKTEAFQLFKTMLDGLRFDVTQQLARIRPLTDAEREQMLREYQQQQADTESHLHPEHEEAEGGEVSSRVAGFDAADPTTWGNPSRNDPCPCGSGQKFKHCHGALV; encoded by the coding sequence ATGCTCGGCATCGGAAACTTGGCGAAACTGGTCTTTGGCACGCCCAACGACCGCAAGGTGAAATCGGTCCGCCCGCTGGTGGCCCAGATCAACGCGCTGGAGGAAAAATTCCACGCCCTGTCCGACGCCGACCTGATCGGCAAGACCCGCGAATTGCAGGGCCGGGCGCAATCGGGCGAGGATCTGGACAAGCTTTTGCCCGAAGCCTTTGCCAATTGCCGCGAAGGCGCGCGCCGCGCGCTTGGCCTGCGCGCCTTCGACACCCAGCTGATGGGCGGCATCTTCCTGCACCAGGGCAATATCGCCGAGATGAAGACCGGCGAGGGCAAGACCCTGGTCGCGACCTTCCCGGCCTATCTGAACGCGCTGGCCGGCAAGGGCGTGCATGTCGTCACCGTCAACGACTATCTGGCGAAACGCGACGCGCATTGGATGGGCAAGGTCTTTGCCCATCTCGGCATGACCACCGGCGTGGTCTATCCGTTCCAGGACGATGCCGAAAAACGCGAGGCCTATCGTGCCGACGTGACCTATGCCACCAACAACGAGCTGGGCTTCGACTATCTGCGCGACAACATGAAGGGCTCCATCGACCAGATGACCCAGCGCGGGCATTTCTTCGCCATCGTCGATGAGGTCGACTCGATCCTGATCGACGAGGCGCGCACGCCGCTGATCATCTCGGGCCCGTCGCAGGACCGCAGCGAGCTTTACAAGACGCTGGACGCCTTCATGCCCGAGCTGACGCCCGAGCATTACAAGCTGGACGAAAAGGCCCGCAACGCCACCTTCACCGAGGAAGGCAACGAATTCCTTGAAAAGCGGCTGCAGGCGGCGGGCGTGCTGCCCGAGGGCCAGACGCTCTACGACCCGGAATCGACGACCATCGTGCATCACGCCAACCAGGCGATGCGCGCCCACAAGCTGTTCATGCGCGACCAGCACTATATCGTCCGCGATGACGAGATCGTTCTGATCGACGAATTCACCGGCCGGATGATGAAGGGCCGCCGCCTGTCCGACGGTCTGCACCAGGCCATCGAGGCGAAAGAGGGCGTGGCGATCCAGCCCGAAAACGTGACGCTGGCCTCGGTCACCTTCCAGAACTATTTCCGGCTCTACGACAAGCTGTCCGGCATGACCGGCACCGCCGCCACCGAGGCCGAGGAATTCGCCGAGATCTACAAGCTCGGCGTGGTCGAGGTGCCGACCAACCGCCCGATCCAGCGCCTGGACGAACACGACCGGGTCTATCGCACCGCGGCCGAGAAATACGCCGCCGTGGTCGAGGCGATCCAGGAAGCCCATGCCAAGGGCCAGCCGATTCTGGTCGGCACCACCTCGATCGAGAAATCTGAGATGCTGTCGCAAATGCTGACCCAGGAAGGCATCCCGCACAACGTCCTGAACGCCCGCCAGCACGAGGCCGAGGCGCAGATCGTCGCCGATGCCGGCAAGCTCGGCGCCGTGACCATCGCCACCAACATGGCCGGCCGCGGCACCGACATCCAGCTGGGCGGCAACGTCGAGATGAAGGTGATGGAGGCGCTGGCCGCCGATCCCGAGGCGAACCCCGACGATCTGCGCGCCCGCATCGAGGCCGAGCATGCCGCCGACAAGCAGGCGGTGCTGGATGCCGGCGGGCTGTTCGTGCTGGCGACCGAACGCCACGAAAGCCGCCGCATCGACAACCAGCTGCGCGGCCGCTCGGGCCGCCAGGGCGACCCCGGCCGCTCGCTGTTCTTCCTGTCGCTGGAAGACGACCTGATGCGGATCTTCGGCTCGGAACGGCTGGACAAGGTGCTGTCGACGCTGGGCATGAAGGATGGCGAGGCCATCGTTCACCCCTGGGTCAACAAGTCGCTGGAACGCGCCCAGGCCAAGGTCGAGGGCCGCAACTTCGACATCCGCAAGCAGCTGCTGAAGTTCGACGACGTGATGAACGACCAGCGCAAGGCGATCTTCAGCCAGCGCCTGGAAATCATGCATACCGAAGAGGTCGCCGAGGTCGCGGCCGACATGCGTGCCCAGGTCATCGACGACATGATCGACCAGCACCTGCCGCCGCGCAGCTATGCCGAGCAATGGGATGTCGAAGGACTGCACCAGGCGGTGATCGAGCGGCTGAACATGGACCTGCCCGTCGCCGAATGGGCGGCCGAGGACGGCGTGGACCAGGATGCCATCCGCGAACGCGTGCAGCAGGCCACCGACGCCTATATGGCCCAGAAAGCCGAGCAATTCGGTCCCGAGAACATGCGCCAGATCGAAAAGCAGGTGCTGCTGCAGCAGATCGATGGCAAATGGCGCGAGCATCTGGTGACGCTCGAGCATCTGCGCTCGGTGGTGGGCTTCCGCGGCTATGCGCAACGCGACCCGCTGTCGGAATACAAGACCGAGGCCTTCCAGCTGTTCAAGACCATGCTGGACGGGCTGCGCTTCGACGTGACCCAGCAGCTGGCCCGCATCCGGCCGCTGACCGATGCCGAGCGCGAGCAGATGCTGCGCGAATACCAGCAGCAACAGGCCGACACCGAATCGCATCTGCATCCCGAGCACGAAGAGGCCGAGGGCGGCGAGGTCTCGAGCCGGGTCGCCGGCTTCGACGCCGCGGACCCGACGACCTGGGGAAATCCGTCCCGCAACGACCCCTGTCCCTGCGGCTCGGGCCAGAAGTTCAAGCATTGCCACGGCGCGTTGGTGTGA
- a CDS encoding peptidylprolyl isomerase, with the protein MLRPLLAATALTSVLLGGLPASAQDADTVVATVNGEAITLGQMIAMRQGLDAHTTQGLPDTALWDLMLDQMVRQTAVAQEAEPLSKRNQAAIEIEKRAYLAGAVLEKVAGAEPTEAELKAAYDQAFGGQTEPKTEYNAAHILVKTKEEAEAIEKQLKDGGDFGKLAEEKSTDNSGPNKGDLGWFQPEQMVAPFAEAVKTLKKGEVSAPVETQFGWHVIKLIDSREVTPPSFDEVKEQLAVQVRRDKVQAAIEKRVADSKIEKTEGLAPDLLNKTDLLGE; encoded by the coding sequence ATGCTCCGACCGCTTCTTGCCGCGACCGCCCTGACCTCTGTCCTGCTGGGCGGATTGCCCGCGTCGGCGCAGGATGCAGATACCGTCGTCGCCACGGTCAATGGCGAGGCGATCACGCTGGGCCAGATGATCGCCATGCGCCAGGGGCTGGACGCGCATACCACGCAGGGCCTGCCGGATACGGCGCTGTGGGACCTGATGCTGGACCAGATGGTGCGCCAGACCGCCGTCGCGCAAGAGGCCGAGCCGCTGAGCAAGCGCAACCAGGCCGCCATCGAGATCGAGAAGCGCGCCTATCTGGCCGGCGCCGTGCTGGAAAAGGTCGCCGGCGCCGAGCCGACCGAGGCCGAGCTGAAAGCCGCCTATGACCAGGCCTTCGGCGGCCAGACCGAGCCCAAGACCGAATACAACGCCGCCCATATCCTGGTGAAGACCAAGGAAGAGGCCGAGGCGATCGAGAAGCAGCTCAAGGACGGCGGCGATTTCGGCAAGCTGGCCGAAGAGAAGTCGACCGACAATTCCGGCCCGAACAAGGGCGACCTGGGCTGGTTCCAGCCCGAGCAGATGGTCGCGCCCTTTGCCGAGGCGGTGAAGACGCTGAAGAAGGGCGAGGTCTCGGCCCCGGTCGAGACGCAGTTCGGCTGGCATGTCATCAAGCTGATCGACTCGCGCGAGGTGACGCCGCCCAGCTTCGACGAGGTCAAGGAACAGCTGGCCGTGCAGGTGCGCCGCGACAAGGTCCAGGCCGCCATCGAGAAGCGCGTGGCCGATTCCAAGATCGAAAAGACCGAGGGGCTGGCCCCCGACCTGCTGAACAAGACCGACCTGCTGGGAGAGTGA
- the argJ gene encoding bifunctional glutamate N-acetyltransferase/amino-acid acetyltransferase ArgJ, which yields MAKAEDKKPKLSEADRLKSLEKKLKKLKSAFKEAAASVESRVEKGAAAAVAAVTKAKNPVSPLAPAGFPDLPVVAGVEFASAAAGVKYKGRTDVMLVRLVPGTAIAGAFTRSSTRAACVLDCQAKLAGKQDDQQGAAIIVNSGNANAFTGRNGQEAVDKVTGGVAEALGIPRDRVFSSSTGVIGEPLPAERITAVIGELKTALDAGGAAAAARAIMTTDTFPKGAAVSFPGDGGTINVVGIAKGSGMIAPDMATMLVYIFTDARIAPAVLQKMLSARMDRTFNAITVDSDTSTSDALILAATGKSPAAPLADMRSAPARAFGRALDQVMLDLAQQVVKDGEGATKFVEVRVTGAADDADAHRVAMAIANSPLVKTAIAGEDANWGRVVMAVGKSGAQADRDRLTIRFGDMVLAENGWRAPSYDEAAASAYMKRDSLVLGVDLGLGKGKRTVWTCDLTHRYIDINADYRS from the coding sequence ATGGCCAAGGCCGAGGACAAGAAACCGAAGCTGTCGGAAGCCGATAGGCTGAAGTCGCTGGAGAAGAAGCTGAAGAAGCTGAAATCCGCCTTCAAGGAAGCGGCGGCCAGCGTCGAGTCGCGTGTCGAGAAGGGCGCTGCGGCCGCCGTGGCGGCGGTGACCAAGGCCAAGAACCCGGTCTCGCCGCTGGCGCCGGCCGGTTTTCCCGATCTGCCGGTGGTCGCGGGGGTGGAGTTCGCCTCGGCCGCGGCGGGGGTGAAATACAAGGGCCGCACCGATGTGATGCTGGTGCGGCTGGTGCCGGGCACCGCCATCGCGGGCGCCTTCACCCGCTCTTCGACCCGAGCGGCCTGCGTGCTGGACTGCCAGGCGAAGCTCGCCGGCAAGCAGGACGACCAGCAGGGCGCGGCGATCATCGTGAACTCGGGCAATGCCAATGCCTTCACCGGCCGGAACGGCCAGGAGGCCGTGGACAAGGTCACCGGCGGCGTGGCCGAGGCGTTGGGGATTCCGCGCGACCGAGTGTTTTCCTCTTCGACCGGGGTGATCGGCGAGCCGCTGCCGGCCGAACGTATCACCGCCGTGATCGGCGAGTTGAAGACGGCCCTGGACGCCGGCGGCGCGGCGGCGGCGGCGCGGGCGATCATGACCACCGACACCTTTCCCAAGGGCGCGGCGGTCAGCTTTCCGGGCGACGGCGGCACCATCAATGTCGTCGGCATCGCCAAGGGCTCGGGCATGATCGCGCCCGACATGGCGACGATGCTGGTCTATATCTTCACCGACGCCAGGATCGCCCCGGCGGTGTTGCAGAAGATGCTGTCTGCGCGCATGGACCGGACCTTCAACGCCATCACCGTGGACAGCGACACCTCGACCTCGGACGCGCTGATCCTGGCCGCGACCGGCAAGTCGCCGGCGGCGCCGCTGGCCGACATGCGTTCGGCCCCGGCGCGGGCCTTTGGCCGGGCGCTGGACCAGGTGATGCTGGATCTGGCACAGCAGGTGGTCAAGGACGGCGAGGGCGCGACGAAATTCGTCGAGGTCCGGGTGACGGGCGCCGCGGATGATGCCGACGCGCATCGCGTCGCCATGGCCATCGCCAATTCGCCGCTGGTCAAGACCGCCATCGCCGGCGAGGACGCCAACTGGGGTCGCGTGGTCATGGCCGTCGGCAAGTCCGGCGCCCAGGCCGACCGCGACCGGCTGACCATCCGCTTCGGCGACATGGTGCTGGCCGAGAACGGTTGGCGCGCGCCCAGCTATGACGAGGCCGCGGCCAGCGCCTATATGAAGCGCGACAGCCTGGTGCTGGGCGTCGATCTGGGCCTGGGCAAGGGCAAGCGCACGGTCTGGACCTGCGACCTGACGCATCGCTACATCGACATCAACGCCGATTACCGCTCATGA